Proteins co-encoded in one Klebsiella michiganensis genomic window:
- a CDS encoding alpha/beta hydrolase: MTFVKTKDGVNIFYKDWGPKTAQPIVFHHGWPLSADDWDNQMLFFLGEGFRVIAFDRRGHGRSDQVSDGHDMDHYAADASAVVEHLDLKNAVHVGHSTGGGQVARYVAKYGQPQGRVAKAVLVSAVPPLMVKTASNPGGTPLEVFDGFRKALAANRAQFYLDVASGPFYGFNRQGADVSEGSIRNWWRQGMAGSAKAHYEGIKAFSETDQTDDLKAITVPILVLQGDDDQVVPYKNAAILQDKLLSNSTLHIYPGYPHGMHTTHADTINADILKFIRG; this comes from the coding sequence ATGACATTCGTAAAGACGAAAGATGGCGTCAATATCTTTTATAAAGACTGGGGGCCGAAAACGGCTCAGCCGATTGTTTTTCATCATGGCTGGCCGCTAAGCGCCGATGACTGGGATAACCAGATGCTGTTTTTCTTAGGCGAAGGCTTCCGGGTTATCGCCTTCGACAGGCGCGGGCATGGCCGCTCTGACCAGGTCAGCGACGGGCACGATATGGATCATTATGCGGCGGATGCCTCGGCGGTGGTGGAGCATCTGGATCTGAAAAATGCGGTGCATGTCGGCCACTCAACCGGCGGCGGGCAGGTGGCTCGCTATGTAGCCAAATACGGTCAGCCTCAGGGGCGCGTTGCGAAAGCCGTTTTAGTCAGTGCCGTTCCGCCGCTGATGGTGAAAACGGCGAGTAACCCGGGCGGGACGCCGCTCGAAGTGTTTGACGGCTTCCGTAAGGCGCTGGCGGCAAATCGCGCGCAGTTTTACCTTGATGTTGCCTCGGGCCCATTCTATGGCTTTAACCGCCAGGGCGCAGATGTTTCAGAGGGGAGTATTCGGAACTGGTGGCGGCAGGGCATGGCCGGTAGCGCGAAAGCGCACTATGAAGGGATTAAAGCGTTTTCAGAAACCGACCAGACTGACGATCTGAAAGCCATCACCGTGCCGATTTTGGTGCTGCAGGGTGATGACGATCAGGTTGTGCCATACAAAAATGCGGCTATCCTGCAGGATAAACTGCTCAGCAACAGTACGCTGCACATTTATCCCGGCTATCCTCACGGGATGCACACCACGCATGCCGATACCATCAATGCGGATATCCTGAAGTTTATCCGGGGCTGA
- the tpx gene encoding peroxidase (antioxidant activity; thioredoxin-dependent thiol peroxidase; forms homodimers in solution; shows substrate specificity to alkyl hydroperoxides; periplasmic protein): protein MSQTVHFQGNPVKVAGQIPQTGSKAAAFSLVAKDLSDVALSQFAGKRKVLNIFPSIDTGVCAASVRKFNQLATELDNTVVLCISADLPFAQSRFCGAEGLNNVVTLSTLRNPEFQQTYGVSIAEGALKGLTARAVVVINENDEVVFSELVNEITNEPDYAAALEVLKA from the coding sequence ATGTCACAAACCGTTCATTTCCAGGGCAACCCGGTCAAGGTTGCAGGTCAGATCCCACAGACGGGCAGCAAAGCCGCCGCCTTCTCTCTGGTCGCGAAAGATCTTTCTGACGTTGCGCTGAGCCAGTTTGCCGGCAAACGTAAAGTGCTGAATATTTTCCCAAGCATCGACACCGGCGTGTGTGCCGCGTCCGTGCGCAAATTCAACCAGCTGGCTACCGAGCTGGATAACACCGTTGTGCTGTGTATTTCTGCCGACCTGCCGTTCGCTCAGTCCCGTTTCTGCGGCGCGGAAGGCCTGAACAACGTTGTCACCCTGTCCACCCTGCGTAACCCTGAGTTCCAGCAGACTTACGGCGTCAGCATTGCCGAAGGCGCGCTGAAAGGCCTGACCGCTCGTGCGGTAGTGGTTATCAATGAAAATGATGAAGTGGTGTTCAGCGAGCTGGTGAATGAAATCACCAACGAGCCGGATTACGCTGCGGCACTGGAAGTGCTGAAGGCTTAA
- a CDS encoding L-alanine-DL-glutamate epimerase (catalyzes the epimerization of L-alanyl-D-glutamate to L-alanyl-L-glutamate): MRTVKVYQEAWPLHTPFVISRGTRSEAVVVVVEIEQDGIKGVGECTPYPRYGESDASVLAQITTVLSRLERGMTRAELQEALPPGAARNAIDSALWDLEARLKHTTISALNAVELPEMLTTAQTVTIAPPEQMAASAALLWQKGARLLKVKLDDRLITERMVAIRAAVPEAILIVDANESWRSDGLAARCQLLADLNVAMLEQPLPAGDDDALANFIHPLPICADESCHTRSSLPALTGRYDMVNVKLDKTGGLTEALLLAQAARGQGFDVMLGCMLCTSRAIAAALPLAAKVRFADLDGPTWLAVDVEPSLHFETGKLYP, encoded by the coding sequence ATGAGAACAGTGAAAGTTTACCAGGAAGCCTGGCCGCTCCATACGCCATTTGTGATATCGCGTGGAACCCGCAGCGAGGCGGTTGTGGTGGTGGTGGAAATAGAACAGGACGGCATAAAAGGCGTCGGTGAATGCACCCCGTACCCGCGCTATGGCGAAAGCGATGCTTCGGTGCTGGCCCAAATCACCACGGTACTTTCACGGCTTGAGCGCGGTATGACGCGCGCTGAATTACAGGAAGCTCTTCCGCCTGGGGCGGCGCGGAACGCCATTGACAGCGCGCTTTGGGACCTGGAAGCCCGACTGAAACACACGACAATATCCGCCCTGAACGCGGTCGAATTACCTGAAATGTTGACCACGGCGCAAACGGTCACGATTGCCCCCCCGGAACAAATGGCCGCCTCTGCGGCTTTGCTTTGGCAGAAGGGCGCCCGCCTGCTTAAGGTGAAACTGGACGATCGCCTTATCACCGAACGGATGGTGGCCATCAGGGCGGCGGTGCCGGAAGCCATTTTGATTGTAGACGCCAACGAGTCCTGGCGGAGCGATGGCCTGGCCGCCCGCTGCCAGCTACTGGCCGATCTCAACGTGGCGATGCTGGAACAGCCGCTCCCGGCGGGGGATGACGATGCGCTGGCGAATTTTATTCACCCGCTGCCGATTTGTGCCGATGAAAGTTGCCACACCCGCAGCAGCCTGCCGGCGCTGACCGGGCGCTATGACATGGTGAACGTTAAGCTCGATAAAACCGGTGGTTTGACCGAGGCATTATTGCTGGCTCAGGCCGCGCGGGGGCAGGGGTTTGATGTCATGCTCGGCTGTATGCTCTGCACCTCGCGAGCGATTGCCGCCGCGTTGCCGCTGGCGGCTAAGGTACGCTTTGCCGACCTCGATGGCCCCACCTGGCTTGCCGTAGACGTGGAGCCATCGCTGCATTTTGAGACGGGAAAACTTTACCCTTAA
- the zntB gene encoding zinc transporter, translating to MDVIKGSELHVPDAVFAWQLDGKGGVKPLDSNEIIDSEHPCWLHLNYTNADSADWLANTPLLPNYVREALAGESMRPRVSRVGDGTLITLRCINGSTDERPDQLVAVRLYIDERLIVSTRRRQVLALDDVVNDLNEGTGPTDCGSWLVDACDALTDHASEFIEQMHDKIIDLEDNLLDQQVPPRGALALLRKQLIVMRRYMSPQRDVYARLASERLSWMNDDQRRRMQDIADRLGRGLDEIDACIARTGVMTDEISQVMQESLNRRTYTMSLMAMVFLPSTFLTGLFGVNLGGIPGGGWAFGFALFCIMLVVLIGGVAWWLHRSKWL from the coding sequence GTGGATGTAATTAAAGGCAGCGAACTGCACGTGCCGGACGCGGTATTTGCCTGGCAACTGGACGGCAAGGGCGGTGTTAAGCCTCTCGACAGCAACGAAATTATCGACAGCGAGCATCCCTGCTGGCTACACCTGAATTATACCAATGCCGACAGCGCGGACTGGCTGGCCAACACGCCGCTGCTGCCGAACTATGTCAGAGAGGCGCTAGCCGGGGAGAGTATGCGCCCCCGCGTTTCTCGCGTAGGAGACGGGACCCTCATCACCCTGCGCTGCATCAACGGCAGCACCGACGAACGGCCGGACCAGCTGGTAGCCGTGCGGCTTTACATTGATGAGCGACTGATTGTATCAACCCGCAGGCGGCAGGTGCTGGCGCTCGATGATGTGGTGAACGATCTTAATGAAGGCACCGGCCCAACCGACTGCGGCAGCTGGCTGGTGGATGCCTGCGATGCGCTCACCGACCACGCCAGCGAATTTATCGAACAAATGCACGATAAAATCATCGACCTCGAGGATAACCTGCTCGATCAACAGGTGCCGCCTCGGGGAGCTTTGGCGCTACTGCGTAAACAGTTGATTGTCATGCGCCGCTATATGTCTCCGCAGCGTGATGTCTACGCGCGCCTTGCCAGCGAGCGGCTTAGCTGGATGAACGACGATCAGCGTCGCCGGATGCAGGACATTGCCGACAGGCTGGGCAGGGGGCTGGACGAAATCGACGCCTGCATCGCCCGCACGGGCGTGATGACCGACGAGATCTCCCAGGTCATGCAGGAATCCTTAAACCGTAGAACCTACACTATGTCTTTGATGGCAATGGTGTTTTTACCCAGCACGTTTTTAACCGGGCTGTTTGGCGTTAACCTCGGGGGCATTCCCGGCGGCGGCTGGGCGTTCGGCTTTGCGCTGTTCTGCATAATGTTGGTGGTTCTGATAGGCGGTGTTGCCTGGTGGTTACATCGCAGTAAATGGCTGTAA
- a CDS encoding prolyl oligopeptidase: MTQPVIQDLLNQLETPEDAAALRWVENQNKRTTDRFATGERFQQMRGSILQSLDDKTNIPWGSHYRNTVYNFRQDDEHPRGIWRRTSESSYFTADPEWETVLDVDRLNEEEGANWSYHGADLLHPDYSRALIFLSSGGDACEIREFDLVSKTFISGGFFLPESKSSVSWLDENTLLLALDAGDDTLTTSGYPRSVYRWARGTSPQDAPLIYAGEATDMAVSAWHDDTPGFERDVVHCSKDFYHGQTWLLTGQNTLTLIDVPTDASCGFFKDWLLVTLTSDWPIAETVWPAGALLAIDLAAFQRGERNFIPLFTPNSRTTLQGYSSTRDYLLLNLSQDAVEKVEFVKIDHGQRHCIKTLELPDFTNVSASGIDDESNRYRLVSHGFLQPNSLSYGDLDSDTLNLIKQDPACFDAAAFNVTQHFALSLDGTRVPYFQVAAKALALSGDNPTLLYGYGGFEVSLTPHYLGSKGATWLQKGGVYIVANIRGGGEYGPAWHQAALKQHRHRAWEDFTAVATDLAARKVTCATRLAAQGGSNGGLLIGNMLTDYPGLFGALVCEVPLLDMLNYHRWLAGASWIAEYGDPDIAEEREWLRRYSPFDKVSADVGYPPTLFTTGTQDDRVSPAHARRMVARMQQQGHENVWLYEETEAGHGSAPENSQIAAHQAMIEEFLWQMLTGK, encoded by the coding sequence ATGACACAGCCAGTGATTCAGGATTTGCTTAACCAGCTCGAAACCCCGGAAGATGCCGCGGCGCTAAGGTGGGTGGAAAACCAAAATAAACGCACCACGGACAGGTTTGCCACGGGAGAACGTTTCCAGCAGATGCGGGGCTCTATCCTGCAGTCGCTTGACGATAAAACCAACATTCCCTGGGGGAGCCACTACCGCAACACGGTGTATAACTTCCGACAGGATGACGAGCACCCTCGCGGCATCTGGCGCCGGACTTCTGAAAGCTCTTATTTTACCGCCGATCCAGAATGGGAAACGGTGCTGGATGTAGATCGCCTGAACGAAGAAGAAGGCGCAAACTGGAGCTATCACGGCGCGGATCTCCTGCACCCGGACTATTCGCGGGCGCTGATCTTTTTATCCAGCGGCGGCGATGCCTGTGAAATTCGTGAATTCGATCTGGTGAGTAAAACGTTTATCTCCGGGGGCTTCTTCCTGCCTGAAAGCAAAAGCTCAGTCAGTTGGCTGGATGAAAACACCCTGCTGCTGGCGCTGGACGCGGGGGACGATACGCTCACCACTTCCGGCTATCCACGCAGCGTCTATCGCTGGGCTCGAGGCACATCGCCCCAGGATGCGCCGCTGATTTATGCCGGTGAAGCAACGGATATGGCCGTTTCAGCCTGGCATGATGACACGCCCGGTTTCGAGCGAGATGTGGTGCACTGCAGCAAAGATTTTTACCACGGGCAAACCTGGCTTTTAACTGGCCAGAACACGCTAACGCTTATCGACGTCCCGACAGACGCTTCATGTGGATTTTTCAAAGACTGGCTGCTGGTCACGCTAACCTCCGACTGGCCAATAGCCGAGACGGTCTGGCCCGCAGGTGCCTTACTGGCTATTGATTTAGCTGCTTTCCAGCGGGGCGAGCGCAATTTCATTCCGCTCTTCACGCCAAACTCGCGCACGACGCTGCAAGGTTACAGCTCAACCCGCGATTACCTCCTGCTTAACCTGAGCCAGGATGCTGTCGAGAAAGTCGAGTTTGTGAAAATAGACCACGGCCAGCGTCACTGCATAAAAACGCTTGAGCTGCCCGACTTCACCAACGTTTCCGCCAGCGGTATCGACGATGAAAGCAACCGCTATCGGCTGGTCAGCCACGGGTTTCTGCAGCCCAACAGCCTCAGCTATGGCGATCTGGACAGCGATACGCTCAACCTCATCAAACAGGATCCTGCCTGCTTTGACGCGGCGGCATTTAACGTGACGCAGCACTTTGCCCTTTCGCTGGACGGTACCCGCGTCCCCTACTTCCAGGTTGCCGCCAAAGCGCTGGCACTGTCCGGTGATAACCCGACGCTGCTGTACGGTTACGGTGGATTTGAGGTCTCTTTAACACCTCACTACCTCGGCTCAAAAGGCGCGACGTGGCTGCAAAAAGGCGGGGTTTACATCGTTGCGAATATTCGCGGCGGCGGTGAATATGGCCCGGCCTGGCACCAGGCTGCGCTCAAACAGCATCGTCATCGTGCCTGGGAGGATTTTACCGCTGTGGCAACAGACCTGGCTGCGCGTAAAGTTACCTGTGCCACAAGACTCGCCGCCCAGGGCGGCAGCAACGGCGGCCTGCTGATTGGCAATATGCTCACCGACTACCCCGGATTATTTGGCGCGCTGGTGTGTGAAGTCCCGCTACTGGATATGCTCAATTACCACCGCTGGCTCGCCGGCGCGTCCTGGATTGCCGAGTATGGCGATCCGGATATTGCCGAAGAGCGAGAATGGCTGCGGCGCTATTCTCCTTTCGACAAAGTATCCGCCGACGTGGGTTATCCACCCACGTTGTTCACCACCGGTACCCAGGATGACAGGGTTAGCCCGGCCCACGCTCGACGAATGGTGGCGCGTATGCAGCAACAAGGACACGAGAACGTCTGGCTGTATGAGGAAACGGAGGCCGGCCACGGCAGCGCGCCGGAGAATAGCCAGATTGCGGCCCATCAGGCAATGATCGAAGAGTTTCTCTGGCAAATGCTGACCGGGAAATAA
- a CDS encoding acetyltransferase, with translation MAGENNLAILLSNAAPELNPGKYVFCTLPAPSAELKDAAIVTVRESEGLTLVLPQDLADKHAVNYDYVASWITLKIHSSLAAVGLTAAFSRALAKKGISCNVVAGYYHDHIFVAHKDTESALSALSSLASEA, from the coding sequence ATGGCTGGCGAAAATAACCTTGCAATACTGCTGAGCAATGCAGCCCCGGAGTTAAATCCGGGAAAATATGTTTTTTGCACTTTACCCGCACCTTCTGCGGAATTAAAAGACGCCGCCATTGTGACCGTCCGCGAGTCTGAAGGCCTCACGCTGGTTCTTCCGCAGGATCTGGCGGATAAACATGCCGTTAACTATGACTACGTCGCCAGTTGGATCACCCTGAAGATTCACTCATCCCTTGCCGCCGTCGGCCTTACCGCCGCGTTTTCACGCGCGCTGGCGAAGAAAGGTATCAGCTGTAACGTGGTCGCGGGCTATTACCACGACCATATTTTTGTGGCGCATAAAGATACTGAGTCAGCCCTGTCGGCCTTGTCATCTTTAGCATCAGAGGCATAA
- a CDS encoding tRNA 2-thiocytidine biosynthesis protein TtcA (TtcA; YdaO; catalyzes the thiolation of cytosine 32 in specific tRNAs; forms 2-thiocytidine (s(2)C)), giving the protein MQSNQEATKKEQYNLNKLQKRLRRNVGEAIADYNMIEDGDRIMVCLSGGKDSYTMLEILRNLQQSAPINFSLVAVNLDQKQPGFPEHVLPAYLDSIGVEYKIVEENTYGIVKEKIPEGKTTCSLCSRLRRGILYRTATELGCTKIALGHHRDDILQTLFLNMFYGGKMKGMPPKLMSDDGKHIVIRPLAYCREKDIERFAIAREYPIIPCNLCGSQPNLQRQVIADMLRDWDKRYPGRIETMFSAMQNVVPSHLCDTELFDFAGITHGSEVVNGGDLAFDREEIPMQPVGWQPEEDGADAALQRLDILEIK; this is encoded by the coding sequence ATGCAATCGAATCAAGAAGCTACAAAGAAAGAACAGTACAACCTGAACAAGTTACAGAAACGCCTGCGCCGCAACGTAGGTGAAGCGATTGCCGACTACAACATGATTGAAGACGGCGACCGCATTATGGTTTGCCTTTCCGGCGGCAAAGACAGCTACACCATGCTGGAAATCCTGCGTAACCTGCAGCAAAGCGCGCCAATCAACTTTAGCCTCGTGGCGGTAAACCTCGATCAGAAACAGCCGGGCTTCCCTGAGCATGTGCTGCCGGCCTACCTGGACAGCATCGGCGTTGAGTACAAGATTGTAGAAGAGAACACCTACGGCATCGTGAAAGAGAAGATCCCGGAAGGTAAAACCACCTGTTCTCTGTGCTCTCGCCTGCGTCGCGGCATTCTTTACCGCACCGCCACCGAACTGGGCTGTACCAAAATTGCGCTGGGCCACCACCGCGACGATATTCTGCAAACGCTGTTCCTGAACATGTTCTACGGCGGCAAGATGAAGGGTATGCCACCGAAGCTGATGAGCGACGACGGCAAGCATATCGTTATTCGCCCGCTGGCCTACTGCCGCGAGAAAGACATTGAGCGCTTTGCTATCGCCCGCGAATACCCAATTATTCCGTGTAACCTGTGCGGCTCGCAGCCAAACCTGCAGCGCCAGGTGATTGCCGACATGCTGCGCGACTGGGACAAACGCTACCCGGGCCGCATTGAGACTATGTTCAGCGCTATGCAGAACGTGGTGCCGTCGCACCTGTGTGATACCGAGTTGTTTGATTTCGCAGGTATTACCCACGGTTCAGAAGTCGTGAACGGGGGCGACCTGGCGTTCGATCGCGAAGAGATCCCTATGCAGCCAGTCGGCTGGCAGCCGGAAGAAGACGGCGCGGATGCCGCGCTTCAGCGTCTGGATATTCTAGAAATTAAATAA
- a CDS encoding peptide ABC transporter substrate-binding protein (is involved in the transport of the murein peptide L-alanyl-gamma-D-glutamyl-meso-diaminopimelate) — protein sequence MKKSLSFSCCALAVAAMLQSAWAADVPAGTTLASSQELVRHIKDEPASLDPIKAVGLPEIQVIRDLFEGLVNQNEKGELVQGVATKWQSNDNRVWTFTLRDNARWSDGSPVTAQDFVYSWQRLVDPKNTSSFAWFAALAGITNAQAIIDGKLPADRLGVTAVDAKTLRVQLDKPVPFFPSLTANFSFYPTPKATVEKFGGEWTKPGNLVGNGAFTLQDRVVNEKLVVVPNKNYWDNGKTVLTKVTFIPINQESAATKRYLAGDIDITESFPKNLYQKLLKDIPGQVYTPPQLGTYYYAFNTQKGPTADARVRLALSMTIDRRLMAEKVLGTGEKPAWRFTPDVTAGFKPDRSPFEDMSQQELNAQAKMLLRAAGYGDAKPLKLTLLYNTSENHQKIAIAVASMWKKNLGVDVKLQNQEWKTYIDSRNTGNFDVIRASWVGDYNEPSTFLSLLTSTHSGNISRFNTPAYDKLLSQAAQETTDKARNADYNAAEKIIQEKAPIAPIYQYTNGRLIKPWLKGYPINNPEDVAYSRTMYIIQH from the coding sequence ATGAAAAAAAGCCTCAGTTTTAGCTGTTGTGCGTTGGCCGTTGCCGCCATGCTGCAAAGCGCCTGGGCGGCGGATGTTCCTGCGGGAACAACGCTGGCGAGCAGTCAGGAGTTGGTCAGACATATTAAAGATGAACCCGCGAGCCTTGATCCTATCAAAGCGGTCGGTCTGCCGGAAATTCAGGTAATTCGCGACCTGTTTGAAGGCCTGGTTAACCAAAACGAAAAGGGTGAACTGGTGCAGGGTGTCGCCACCAAATGGCAAAGCAACGATAACCGCGTCTGGACGTTTACGCTCCGCGACAATGCCCGCTGGTCCGATGGTTCCCCGGTCACCGCGCAGGACTTTGTCTATAGCTGGCAGCGCCTGGTTGACCCCAAAAACACCTCCTCCTTTGCCTGGTTTGCCGCCTTAGCGGGCATTACCAATGCACAGGCTATTATCGACGGGAAACTGCCTGCCGATCGGCTGGGCGTGACGGCCGTGGATGCTAAAACGCTGCGGGTGCAGCTTGATAAACCTGTACCGTTTTTCCCAAGCCTGACGGCGAACTTCTCTTTCTATCCCACGCCTAAAGCCACCGTTGAAAAATTTGGTGGGGAATGGACGAAGCCGGGCAACCTCGTGGGCAACGGCGCATTTACGCTGCAGGACAGGGTGGTGAACGAGAAGCTGGTTGTGGTGCCGAATAAAAACTACTGGGACAACGGAAAAACGGTGCTGACCAAAGTGACCTTTATTCCTATTAACCAGGAGTCTGCGGCAACCAAACGTTACCTGGCCGGGGATATCGACATCACCGAGTCTTTCCCTAAAAACCTTTACCAGAAACTGCTGAAAGACATTCCGGGGCAGGTTTACACGCCGCCGCAGCTTGGCACCTATTATTACGCGTTTAACACGCAAAAAGGGCCCACCGCGGATGCGCGAGTTCGCCTCGCCTTGAGTATGACCATCGACCGTCGCCTTATGGCTGAGAAGGTGCTGGGCACGGGGGAGAAACCAGCCTGGCGCTTTACGCCTGACGTCACCGCGGGCTTTAAGCCAGACAGGTCTCCTTTCGAAGATATGAGCCAGCAGGAGCTTAACGCCCAGGCGAAAATGCTGCTGCGTGCCGCCGGCTATGGCGACGCCAAACCGCTTAAACTGACGTTGCTGTATAACACCTCCGAAAACCACCAGAAGATAGCGATTGCCGTGGCATCAATGTGGAAGAAAAATCTGGGCGTTGACGTGAAGCTGCAAAATCAGGAGTGGAAAACCTACATTGACAGCCGCAACACCGGCAATTTCGACGTTATTCGTGCGTCATGGGTAGGGGATTACAATGAACCATCGACCTTCCTGTCGCTGTTAACCTCCACCCACAGCGGTAATATTTCACGCTTCAATACCCCGGCATACGACAAACTGTTGTCCCAGGCCGCACAGGAAACCACCGACAAAGCGCGGAATGCAGATTACAACGCTGCGGAAAAAATCATTCAGGAAAAAGCGCCCATCGCGCCAATCTACCAGTACACCAACGGCCGCCTGATCAAACCGTGGCTGAAAGGTTACCCGATCAATAACCCGGAAGACGTGGCCTACAGCCGTACCATGTATATTATTCAACACTAA
- a CDS encoding murein peptide amidase A, with the protein MPTTRPRAQRGHLPPGCERYGKSVLGAPLLYFPATQTEEHSGLIIAGTHGDENAAMVALSCALRTLEPQFRRHHVVLAVNPDGCQLGLRANAHGVDLNRNFPAANWKAGDTVYRWNSSADKRDVVLSTGQTPGSEPETTALCQLIHQLQPAWIVSFHDPLGCIEDPHSSALGHWLAEAFALPLVTSVGYETPGSFGSWCADLGLPCITAEFPPISADEASERYLRAMTDLLHWHR; encoded by the coding sequence ATGCCCACGACCCGCCCTCGCGCCCAGCGTGGCCATCTGCCGCCGGGCTGTGAACGTTACGGCAAATCGGTATTAGGTGCGCCGCTGCTCTATTTCCCCGCCACGCAAACGGAAGAACACAGCGGGCTCATCATTGCCGGTACTCACGGCGATGAAAACGCCGCGATGGTAGCGCTTTCCTGCGCCTTAAGAACGCTTGAACCGCAGTTTCGGCGGCACCATGTGGTACTGGCGGTAAACCCGGATGGCTGCCAGCTTGGCCTGCGCGCTAATGCGCACGGCGTCGACCTGAACCGCAACTTCCCGGCGGCCAACTGGAAAGCTGGCGATACTGTTTACCGCTGGAACAGCAGCGCGGATAAGCGCGACGTAGTGCTCTCCACCGGGCAAACGCCGGGTTCCGAACCAGAAACCACCGCCCTGTGCCAGCTTATTCACCAACTTCAGCCCGCATGGATAGTCTCTTTTCACGATCCGCTGGGCTGCATTGAAGATCCGCACAGCTCCGCGCTGGGACACTGGCTGGCAGAAGCCTTCGCGCTGCCGCTGGTGACGAGCGTTGGCTACGAAACGCCGGGTTCGTTCGGCAGTTGGTGCGCTGATTTAGGCCTGCCCTGCATTACGGCGGAATTCCCGCCGATTTCCGCAGATGAGGCCAGCGAGCGCTACCTGCGTGCGATGACTGACCTTTTGCACTGGCACAGGTAA